The proteins below are encoded in one region of Microbacterium pygmaeum:
- a CDS encoding DNA polymerase III subunit gamma and tau: MTTALYRRYRPEAFGEMIGQSQVTEPLMTALRSDRVGHAYLFSGPRGCGKTTSARILARCLNCAAGPTDTPCGTCDSCVELGRGGGGSLDVVEIDAASHNGVDDARDLRERAVFAPARDRFKIFILDEAHMVTPQGFNALLKLVEEPPDHVKFIFATTEPEKVIGTIRSRTHHYPFRLVPPAAMLEYVQQLSETEGVVVEPGVLPLVVRAGGGSPRDTLSLLDQLIAGSELSAETGGVVVRYERAVALLGYTHAELLDEVVDAFGAGDAAAAFSAVDRVVQTGQDPRRFVDDLLERLRDLIVIAATGQGAANVLRGVSTEDLDRMTRQAEVFGAARLSRTADLVIATLDEMTGATSPRLQLELMVARVLAHTGGVAPAAVAAPVPVAAPVPLAAPVPVTAPAPVAEPIPPVAEPTHPVAATVEASRSAPVADTSKRSGIVPPAPATTGPIDLHRMRDAWPEVLAGLESVSRTSWLVASGARVADLDGDVLTLSFRSQSDVAKFKKLNAGAGPSEDLRQAILGVLGIRVKYLAKHDSETGPSPQAASPTPPPPRQAPDPRSAGAGPASPARAAAAAPVTEWAVAPIPTDADAPPIDEPEPPAPVAQFAVDDEPEDATEPARVQVATLAPPREGDVLPDREVEQSVEADEQDEDDLDIVPDAGVPPVVAPRLPATAAPRAPAGIQRYGESVIRQVLGATFVREEPYEPPTRFSS; the protein is encoded by the coding sequence GTGACCACCGCCCTCTACCGCCGCTACCGCCCCGAAGCGTTCGGCGAGATGATCGGCCAGTCGCAGGTCACCGAGCCGCTGATGACCGCTCTGCGCAGCGACCGCGTCGGTCACGCCTACCTCTTCTCGGGTCCCCGAGGCTGCGGCAAGACGACCTCGGCGCGCATCCTCGCGCGCTGCCTCAACTGCGCGGCCGGCCCCACCGACACCCCGTGCGGAACCTGCGACAGCTGCGTCGAACTCGGTCGCGGCGGCGGTGGCTCGCTCGATGTCGTCGAGATCGACGCGGCGAGCCACAACGGCGTCGACGATGCCCGTGACCTCCGCGAGCGTGCGGTGTTCGCGCCGGCTCGCGACCGGTTCAAGATCTTCATCCTCGACGAGGCCCACATGGTCACCCCGCAGGGCTTCAACGCCCTGCTGAAGCTCGTGGAAGAGCCGCCCGACCACGTCAAGTTCATCTTCGCGACGACCGAGCCCGAGAAGGTCATCGGCACTATCCGCTCGCGCACGCATCACTATCCGTTCCGCCTCGTTCCGCCGGCGGCGATGCTGGAGTACGTCCAGCAGCTGAGCGAGACCGAGGGCGTCGTCGTCGAACCCGGCGTGCTGCCGCTCGTGGTCCGCGCCGGAGGCGGGTCGCCGCGTGACACGCTGTCGCTGCTGGACCAGCTGATCGCCGGTTCCGAGCTGTCCGCCGAGACCGGCGGCGTCGTCGTGCGATACGAGCGCGCCGTCGCACTGCTCGGCTACACGCACGCCGAGCTGCTGGACGAAGTGGTCGACGCGTTCGGCGCAGGCGACGCCGCAGCCGCGTTCTCCGCCGTGGACCGCGTCGTGCAGACCGGGCAGGATCCGCGGCGGTTCGTCGACGACCTGCTCGAGCGACTGCGCGACCTCATCGTCATCGCCGCGACCGGCCAGGGCGCCGCGAACGTGCTGCGCGGTGTGTCGACGGAAGACCTCGATCGGATGACGCGGCAGGCCGAGGTGTTCGGCGCCGCGCGGCTCTCACGCACTGCAGACCTGGTCATCGCGACGCTCGACGAGATGACCGGTGCCACCTCGCCCCGCCTCCAGCTCGAGCTCATGGTGGCGCGGGTCCTCGCGCACACGGGCGGCGTGGCTCCGGCCGCGGTCGCCGCACCGGTCCCGGTCGCCGCACCGGTCCCGCTCGCCGCTCCCGTTCCGGTCACCGCTCCGGCGCCGGTCGCTGAGCCGATTCCCCCGGTCGCGGAGCCGACCCATCCGGTCGCTGCGACTGTCGAAGCGTCGCGCTCCGCACCGGTCGCCGACACGTCGAAGCGCTCGGGCATCGTTCCTCCGGCGCCTGCCACGACCGGCCCGATCGATCTTCACCGCATGCGCGACGCGTGGCCTGAGGTGCTCGCCGGGCTGGAATCGGTGAGCCGCACCTCGTGGCTGGTCGCCTCGGGCGCCCGGGTCGCCGATCTCGACGGCGACGTGCTGACGCTCAGCTTCCGCAGTCAGTCCGACGTGGCGAAGTTCAAGAAGCTCAACGCCGGCGCCGGGCCCAGTGAAGACCTCCGGCAGGCGATCCTCGGTGTCCTCGGCATCCGCGTGAAGTACCTTGCCAAGCACGACAGTGAGACGGGCCCGTCCCCGCAGGCGGCGTCACCGACTCCGCCGCCGCCTCGTCAGGCACCCGATCCGCGCTCGGCCGGCGCCGGTCCCGCGTCGCCGGCGCGCGCCGCCGCCGCGGCGCCGGTCACCGAATGGGCCGTCGCCCCCATCCCGACCGATGCCGACGCCCCGCCCATCGACGAGCCGGAGCCGCCGGCACCGGTGGCGCAGTTCGCCGTCGACGACGAGCCGGAGGACGCGACCGAACCGGCGCGCGTTCAGGTGGCCACGCTCGCCCCGCCGCGCGAAGGCGATGTGCTGCCCGATCGTGAGGTGGAGCAGTCGGTGGAGGCCGACGAACAGGACGAGGACGACCTCGACATCGTGCCCGACGCCGGCGTGCCCCCGGTGGTCGCGCCGCGCCTTCCCGCGACCGCTGCGCCGAGGGCTCCCGCGGGCATCCAGCGATACGGCGAATCCGTGATCCGGCAGGTGCTGGGCGCGACCTTCGTCCGCGAGGAGCCGTACGAGCCGCCCACCAGATTCAGCTCGTGA
- the recR gene encoding recombination mediator RecR encodes MYDGIVQDLIDEFGRLPGIGPKSAQRITFHILQSPSFDVSRLSILLGEVRDKVRFCEICGNVSEQDRCSICRDPRRNPSVICVVEDAKDVAAIERTREFRGLYHVLGGAISPIAGVGPEDLRITQLMQRLADGTVQEVILATNPNLEGEATATYLSRLLHTLEIAVTRLASGLPVGGDLEYADEVTLGRAFEGRRAV; translated from the coding sequence ATGTACGACGGCATCGTCCAAGACCTCATCGACGAATTCGGTCGCCTTCCCGGCATCGGACCCAAGTCCGCCCAGCGGATCACCTTCCATATCCTGCAGTCGCCGTCCTTCGACGTGTCCCGCCTGTCGATCCTGCTCGGCGAGGTGCGCGACAAGGTCCGGTTCTGCGAGATCTGCGGCAACGTGTCAGAACAGGACCGCTGCAGCATCTGCCGTGATCCGCGCCGCAACCCGAGCGTGATCTGCGTCGTCGAAGACGCGAAGGACGTCGCGGCGATCGAGCGCACCCGGGAGTTCCGCGGTCTGTACCACGTCCTCGGCGGCGCGATCAGCCCGATCGCCGGCGTCGGGCCGGAAGACCTCCGGATCACCCAGCTCATGCAGCGCCTCGCCGACGGCACGGTGCAGGAAGTGATCCTCGCCACCAATCCGAACCTCGAGGGCGAGGCCACGGCGACGTATCTCAGCCGGCTGCTGCACACCCTGGAGATCGCGGTCACCCGTCTCGCCTCCGGGCTCCCGGTCGGCGGCGACCTGGAATACGCGGACGAGGTCACCCTCGGGCGCGCCTTCGAAGGCCGCCGAGCGGTGTGA